ATCTTCGCCGACGACGTGCAGTGCGGCCACGGCGCCACGGTGACCGATATCGACGCCAACCATCTCTATTACATGATGGCGCGCGGCATTCCGGAGAACAAGGCGCGGGCGATGCTCGTCAACGCCTTCGTCGCCGAGATCGTCGAGGAACTTGATGATGAAGCCCTGGTCGAGGCGCTGGAAGGCGTGATTTCGGCCTGGCTCGAAAAGCACGCCTGATCGGATATATTAATGGACAAGATAGTGCCGGCCACGCAATACGACGTCGAAGCCATCCGCCGGGATTTCCCGATCCTGGCGGAAAAGGTGCATGGCAAGCCGCTGGTCTATCTCGACAACGGCGCATCGGCGCAGAAGCCGCAGGTGGTGATCGACGCCATCTCGCATGCCTATTCCCATGAATATGCCAATGTGCATCGTGGCCTGCACTATCTTTCCAACGCCGCGACGGATGCCTATGAGGGAGCGCGCGAGAAGGTCCGCCGCTTCCTCAACGCGCCTTCGGTGAACGACATCGTCTTCACCAAGAATTCGACGGAAGCGATCAATACCGTGGCCTATGGCTGGGGCATGCCGAAGATTGGCGAAGGCGACGAGATCGCCCTGACGATCATGGAGCACCATTCCAACATCGTGCCCTGGCACTTCATCCGCGAGCGGCAAGGGGCCAAACTCGTCTGGGTGCCTGTTGACGACGAGGGCGCCTTCCATATCGAGGATTTCGAAAAGAGCCTGACGGAGCGCACCAAGCTCGTCGCCATCACCCATATGTCGAATGCGCTCGGCACGATCGTTCCGGTCAAGGAAGTCTGCCGGATCGCGCATGAGCGCGGCATCCCAGTGCTGATCGACGGCAGCCAGGGCGCTGTGCATCTGCCTGTTGACGTGCAGGATATCGATTGCGACTGGTACGTCATGACCGGCCATAAGCTCTATGGCCCGTCCGGCATTGGCGTGCTCTACGGCAAGAAGGAGCGGCTTTTCGAGATGCGCCCCTTCCAGGGCGGCGGCGAGATGATCTTCGAAGTCGCCGAGGACGTGGTTACCTATAATGATCCGCCCCATCGCTTCGAGGCCGGCACGCCGCCGATCGTGCAGGCGATCGGGCTGGGTTACGCACTCGATTATATGGAGAAGATCGGCCGCGAGGCGATCGCCCGGCATGAGGCCGATCTTGCCGCCTATGCGGTCGAGCGACTGAAATCCGTCAACTCGCTGCGCGTCTTCGGGACGGCGCCCGACAAGGGCAGCATCTTTTCCTTCGAGCTTGCCGGCATTCATGCCCATGACGTCTCGATGGTGATCGACCGGCAGGGTGTTGCGGTCAGGGCCGGCACGCATTGCGCCATGCCGCTCTTGAAACGCTTCGGCGTCACCTCCACATGCCGTGCATCCTTCGGCATGTACAATACCCGCGCCGAGGTCGATGCCCTGGCCGATGCGCTTGATTATGCGCGCAAGTTCTTTGCTTGAGGAGTGTCCGTGATGAGCCTGGACGAAAGCGAACAGAAGATCGACGTGCGCGAAGGCATCGTGCATTCCAGCATTCCGGCCGATGAGCTGGCACGGCTGAGCGACGACGTCATCAGCGCGCTGAAGACGGTCTACGATCCGGAAATTCCCGCCGATATCTTCGAGCTCGGTCTGATCTACAAGATCGACATCGAGGACGACCGGATGGTGAAAATCATGATGACGCTGACTGCACCCGGCTGCCCGGTGGCCGGCGAGATGCCCGACTGGGTCGAAAACGCCGTCGGCGCCGTCGAGGGCGTGTCGGGCGTCGAGGTTGCCATGACCTTCGATCCGCCATGGACGCCGGACCGCATGTCGGAAGAGGCGCAGGTCGCCGTCGGCTGGTACTGATACAGTACCGTGGTATTGATCCGTTTACCTCGGAAGACTACATTTGAATCACGAAGCGCCGGATCTTGACCCCGGTTGCGGAAGGAGAATGAGCCGATGGGCTTTGCAATCATGAGCATGACGGACGGTGCTGCGGCTCGCGTCAAGGCGATCGTCGAGAACTCGGGACCGGATGCCAAGGGCGTGCGCGTCGGCATCAAGAAGGGCGGCTGCGCCGGGATGGAATATACCATCGACCTCGTGACCGAGCCCAATGCCAAGGACGACCTGATCGAGCGCGATGGTGCAAAGGTCTGGGTCGAGCCATCCGCGGCTCTTTACCTGCTCGGCACCGAGATGGGGTTTGAGATGACGACGCTCCGCTCCGGCTTCACCTTCACCAATCCGAACCAGACATCGGCCTGCGGCTGCGGCGAATCCGTCGAGCTGAAGCCTGCCGATCTCGCGGCCCTTGCCGCCCAGCGCCAGGGCGAGCCGGCGCATTCCTGACAGCTTCAGAGCGGCGGAAAATTCTCCGCCAGCAAGTCTCCGATGAAATCGGGCGTGTTCAGTCGCGCTTGATGCTCATCAGCATTTCCCACATGTCGGCGCCGGTCTCGAAGACCACGGCGTTCGCCTTGTAGTTCTGCTCGGCTTCGATCAGGTCGGTGAGTTCGGTGGCAGGATCGACATCTGATGCGGTCGGGCTGACGACGACCTGGACGCCGCCTGATGCAACGGAGGTGAGGCTGGTGTTCAGCCTTGCATAGCCCGGCGTGCTGCTGTTTGCGATGTTGTTGGCAATTGCGCCGACCCGCGTCGTCTGCGCCCGCATTCCCGAAAGAGCAGTGCTCGTAATGCCCGATATGCTCATCAGCCGTTTCCCCAGAACTGGATGAAATTCTTGTACATGCAAGGGCTTAGGGAATGTTGAAGGCGTTGCGTTAGCAAAGACCTATAGGTTCGCGCATCTTCGCATCCATCTGTTCCGGATTGGCACGGAACGGGGTCGGGGGCGCGGAGCCATGGCCAGGCTTCGCTATCGCGACGCCACCCAGTCGTGCCAATCGCTCTCGTTGCCGTTGAAGACGTTGAGGTCGATCTTGCCGTCGACGCCTTCGGAAAGGCCAGAGCCGGAATACTGCCAGAAGACCCACTTGCGGCCGGGATAGACCTTGGAGGGATGAGCGGCCACCGAGCGCAGCCAGAAGGGATAGTCGAGCAGTTGACCCTTCAAATTGTCGCGGTAGAAATCCGGCGCGGTATAGATGATCGGGCGCTGACCGTAATGGCGCTCCAGCTTATCCATGAAAACCTGCATCTTTTCCCGAACACGTGTGGGGGAGATGCGCCTCTTGCAGCTCGATTCGCCGTTCCATTCGACGTCGATGACGGGCGGAAGAGCGTTGGCTTCCCTTGGCACGTTGCGGATGAACCAGTCGGCCTGCTCACCGCCTGTCCGGCACCAGTAGAAGAAGTGATAGGCGCCGTGTTTCAGGCCGGCTTCCTTGGCCCGGCGCCAGTTCTTCCTGAACATCGGATCAAGGTGATCGCCGCCGTCGGTCGCCTTGATGTAGACGAAGTTGGCGCCTTGCCGCCGCAACGTCTGCCAGTCGATCTCGCCCTGCCAACGCGACACGTCGACGCCGTGCACGGCAAGCTTTCTCGGCGAGGTGGAGCCGAAGTTGATCGGCTTGGCATCGCGGAACCGGTGGCCGTAAATTTGTCCGCGTGTCGGCGATCTCGTGCCGACATCGGGCATTGCATTGCCGGCGGGATTGGCCGGCATCAGCAGCGCGACCGGCTTATCTGTCGGCAGCGGCATGCCGACCGGCCTGTCGGCGGGCACGAGCGCCTGCGGCTCGGGAACTTGTCCAGCCCAGCTCAACGCCTGTTGCGGCGGGCTTGCCTGCGGCGCTGAAACGCCCACCGCGGCGGCAGGAATCGGGCCGCTCGGCTGGGCGATGGCATTGGTCGTTTCCGGAGACGGCACGTTGCCCAGCACATCTTCGGCGCCAGAACTGGCAGCGCATCCCGAGAGGATCAGGGCGGCGAGGAGGATTGCTGGCACTGCCGATGGACGCATAAGAACCTGCACGCAAAACAAGGGATCGACGGTGATCCATATTGATGGAAGCCGCCTTTCTAAAAGGCTAACAGAGACTTGCTAAGAAAGGTTAAATTTGATCCTACTGCATAATTTCGCAATTATGTAGGATCCGCCACCCAGACGAGATCGCGACCTTTGAGCCGCAGCGAGCTGCTTTCGACACGGTCCTGCAAGTCTACGACGAGAATTAGCGTCCTGACGGCGCTGTCCGAATTCGTTCGAGAAAACCTCCGAAGATCGCTGCAAGTTCGGTCACGCCGCTATTCAAGGACATCGACAAACGCGGAACTCTCCTGCGCATCCTAAGGGAAGCAGACACTCCAGTGTCGACTTTCGACTGTGCCAGGAAATTCGCGTTGCAAACTTCGAGGTGACCGAGAATTCTCGGCGGCACTTCTGGCATCGGATCGGATAGCAGCGCTCGTGTCCGCAGTTGATGCAAACCGGGCGGCCCCCGTCTCCGGCTAACGGATCAGGCAGAAAGCCTTGAAGGTGTCGTCCTCGGATACCTCCCGAAGCTTCTTAAGGGTGAATGTCCGGCTTTCCGGCGACAACAGGTATCAATCTGAACATTCCTTAGACCTAGCAGATCCGCAGGAGCGCGCGTCGATCGGGCGTGCTTTGAATGGTAAATCGATTCTTCAAGAAGACTTTTCTGCGCGAGGCTCAAACTGGAATCGACTGACAAGTGTGGGCATTTACCGCGTATGTTACTGTAACGTACTTGCTATTTCACGGCATCGTGAAAGGGTTTCACATCGTCCGATTTGCAGACCCACTGGCTCAAAAATCTCATGAGGACAATCTTGTCCAAAAAGTATTCGCGGAGCAAGCTCGGGTGACGGGACATGTGCATCGCGCCATAGACACCCGGTAACGTGGTGTTGTCCGCGCCAATCCAAAGTCTTACTCAAGAAATGGAGGACAGCATGACACATATCGGAAGAAAGCTTTCATTTGTTGCAGTTTTTATCACCGCAACCGTCGTCAACGGCGGGAATCTAGCTTTCGGCCAGACGGCGGGCGAAATCCCACCGATCCTGGTTACCCCGGATAAAGTCGAGTCTCGCATTGGTACGCTCGAGTTCAAGGACGGTGCTCCCAGCCCAGAAACTGTCAAAAAGGTTTATGACACGCTTGATTTTACCCGCGCCCTTGACGTGTTCCTCAACAGCTATGGTGGCGCATCCGCCTATGCGATCCGCAAGGGTCTGCTCAGCATCGGCGCGGAGGACAACACGGTCACCCTTTACCCCGAGTTGATGGATTCTAAGTCGCTGTTCCTCACGGCCAATGCCGACACCGTCTACTATTTCAGCATTGTGGATTTGACTAAGGGGCCGATCGTGGTCGAGCAACCTCCTATGGGGGTAGGCACGATCAATGACATGTGGTTTGGCTGGATCATCGATGTCGGGTTCCCCGGCCCCGACCGCGGCGAAGGCGGAAGATACCTGCTGCTGCCACCCGGCTATGACGGTCCGGTTCCCGAAGGCGGTTTCTATGTAGCGCGGTCGAAGACGAACCGGGTCATCTATGCATCTCGCGGTTACCTCGTAGACAACGATCCGAAGCCGACTGTCGAGAACATCAAGAAGAATATGAAGATCTATCCCTACACGCCGGGCGGTGTCGGCACGAGCATCGCAACGGCGCTCGAAGGCAAAGTCAGGCTTGAATCGAACCCGCCGCTTCCTGAAACCAGGTTCCTCGAGGCGAGCGGCAAGGCGTTCAATACGATCCCCCCAAGCGACTATTCGTTCTTCGAGATGATCAACGCCAATGTTCAGGCAGAGCCGGCCGATTCCTACAATCCGGAACTTGCAGGCCAATTGGCAGCCATCGGTATCGTCAAGGGCAAGGAATTCAAACCGGACGACCGGATGAAGAAGATTCTGACCGACGCAGCAGCGGTGGGAAACGCGGCCAGCCGTGCGCTGAACTGGCGTTCCAGCGGCCCCCATCCTGATTGGTCGTACTATCCAGACTCAATGTGGGGAAACATGCTGTGGGAGGGTGGCGCAAATTTCGAAACCCCGCCGCCGATGATTACCAAAGAGGGTCTTTTCGCACCATTGCCGCCGACCGGTGCTCGAACCCTCGACTCGAAAACCGCGTTCTACTTCGGCTACACGCTCGACTCGCCCGGCATGATCATGCGGCTCCCCAAGGTCGGGTCGCAATATCTCATGGGTTTCCTGGACGCCAACAAGAACGACCTCGACGGCGGCAAGACCTACAAGGTGACGCTACCGAAGGACATTCCAGCGGCCGCGTTCTGGTCCTTTACCCTCTACGACAACCAGTCGCGCTCGATGCTCCAGACGCCGCAAGGCTACCCGCGCGCTGGCAGCCAGAGCTATCCATCGCCCGCCGCCGAAGCGGACGCGGATGGCGCGACGACGATCTATTTCGGCCCGACCCAACCCGAGGGCGTGAAACGGGGTAATTGGATCCAGACAATGCCCGGCAAGGGCTGGTTCACGCTCCTTCGCCTGTACAGCCCGCTGGAACCGTTCTTCACGAAGGAGTGGCGGTTGAGCGAAATCGAACTCGTTCCCTAATGTTGGGAATGTGGGAGCAATGCTGACCATCGCGCGGAAGTAGTCTCTTGCGACAGGCGTCCTTTGCTGAAAAGACGCGCGGCGCTGTAGTGCGCCCAAAGCGGGCAGCCCCTCCAAAGCGCGGGAGGGCCTGCCCGGATTGCTGTTATTCCGCGGCCTCCGCGTAGCTTTCCACTGGCGGGCAGGTGCAGATCAGGTTGCGGTCGCCATAGACATTGTCGACGCGGTTGACCGGCGACCAGTATTTGTCGACGCGGAAGGCGCCGGGCGGGAAGCAGGCCTGTTCCCGGCTGTAGGGGCGGTCCCATTCGCCGACGAGATCCTCG
The nucleotide sequence above comes from Rhizobium indicum. Encoded proteins:
- a CDS encoding cysteine desulfurase; this translates as MDKIVPATQYDVEAIRRDFPILAEKVHGKPLVYLDNGASAQKPQVVIDAISHAYSHEYANVHRGLHYLSNAATDAYEGAREKVRRFLNAPSVNDIVFTKNSTEAINTVAYGWGMPKIGEGDEIALTIMEHHSNIVPWHFIRERQGAKLVWVPVDDEGAFHIEDFEKSLTERTKLVAITHMSNALGTIVPVKEVCRIAHERGIPVLIDGSQGAVHLPVDVQDIDCDWYVMTGHKLYGPSGIGVLYGKKERLFEMRPFQGGGEMIFEVAEDVVTYNDPPHRFEAGTPPIVQAIGLGYALDYMEKIGREAIARHEADLAAYAVERLKSVNSLRVFGTAPDKGSIFSFELAGIHAHDVSMVIDRQGVAVRAGTHCAMPLLKRFGVTSTCRASFGMYNTRAEVDALADALDYARKFFA
- a CDS encoding SUF system Fe-S cluster assembly protein; amino-acid sequence: MSLDESEQKIDVREGIVHSSIPADELARLSDDVISALKTVYDPEIPADIFELGLIYKIDIEDDRMVKIMMTLTAPGCPVAGEMPDWVENAVGAVEGVSGVEVAMTFDPPWTPDRMSEEAQVAVGWY
- the sufA gene encoding Fe-S cluster assembly scaffold SufA; this encodes MGFAIMSMTDGAAARVKAIVENSGPDAKGVRVGIKKGGCAGMEYTIDLVTEPNAKDDLIERDGAKVWVEPSAALYLLGTEMGFEMTTLRSGFTFTNPNQTSACGCGESVELKPADLAALAAQRQGEPAHS
- a CDS encoding flagellar basal body rod protein FlgC codes for the protein MSISGITSTALSGMRAQTTRVGAIANNIANSSTPGYARLNTSLTSVASGGVQVVVSPTASDVDPATELTDLIEAEQNYKANAVVFETGADMWEMLMSIKRD
- a CDS encoding glycoside hydrolase family 25 protein encodes the protein MRPSAVPAILLAALILSGCAASSGAEDVLGNVPSPETTNAIAQPSGPIPAAAVGVSAPQASPPQQALSWAGQVPEPQALVPADRPVGMPLPTDKPVALLMPANPAGNAMPDVGTRSPTRGQIYGHRFRDAKPINFGSTSPRKLAVHGVDVSRWQGEIDWQTLRRQGANFVYIKATDGGDHLDPMFRKNWRRAKEAGLKHGAYHFFYWCRTGGEQADWFIRNVPREANALPPVIDVEWNGESSCKRRISPTRVREKMQVFMDKLERHYGQRPIIYTAPDFYRDNLKGQLLDYPFWLRSVAAHPSKVYPGRKWVFWQYSGSGLSEGVDGKIDLNVFNGNESDWHDWVASR
- a CDS encoding DUF1254 domain-containing protein; this encodes MTHIGRKLSFVAVFITATVVNGGNLAFGQTAGEIPPILVTPDKVESRIGTLEFKDGAPSPETVKKVYDTLDFTRALDVFLNSYGGASAYAIRKGLLSIGAEDNTVTLYPELMDSKSLFLTANADTVYYFSIVDLTKGPIVVEQPPMGVGTINDMWFGWIIDVGFPGPDRGEGGRYLLLPPGYDGPVPEGGFYVARSKTNRVIYASRGYLVDNDPKPTVENIKKNMKIYPYTPGGVGTSIATALEGKVRLESNPPLPETRFLEASGKAFNTIPPSDYSFFEMINANVQAEPADSYNPELAGQLAAIGIVKGKEFKPDDRMKKILTDAAAVGNAASRALNWRSSGPHPDWSYYPDSMWGNMLWEGGANFETPPPMITKEGLFAPLPPTGARTLDSKTAFYFGYTLDSPGMIMRLPKVGSQYLMGFLDANKNDLDGGKTYKVTLPKDIPAAAFWSFTLYDNQSRSMLQTPQGYPRAGSQSYPSPAAEADADGATTIYFGPTQPEGVKRGNWIQTMPGKGWFTLLRLYSPLEPFFTKEWRLSEIELVP